The following are from one region of the Ischnura elegans chromosome X, ioIscEleg1.1, whole genome shotgun sequence genome:
- the LOC124170674 gene encoding acyl-CoA Delta-9 desaturase-like has product MAPNVTSPTGVLFEEDMAETPTTETKEEAKEIRPINFEFKAKIVWRNVILFAYLHLAALYGCYLMFTSAKLLTVIWAFLLFQGGGLGITAGAHRLWSHRSYKAKWPLRLILIVLNTLAFQNSAYEWSRDHRVHHKYSETDADPHNAKRGFFFSHVGWLLCRKHPSVKEKGKGIDLSDLEEDSLLMFQKKYYIPLMIVACFLVPTLVPIYLWNESFTCSWFVATLFRYAFTLNATWLVNSAAHFWGNKPYDKSINPAQNPGVAMVALGEGWHNYHHVFPWDYKTAELGNYRTNITTAFIDFFAWLGWAYDLKTVPSSLIERRVKRTGDGSHEIWGWNDKDLPEEDKREAEILAKKE; this is encoded by the exons ATGGCACCAAATGTTACCAGCCCCACTGGGGTTTTGTTTGAAGAGGACATGGCAGAGACTCCCACAACTGAGACTAAAGAAGAGGCAAAAGAGATCAGACCGATCAATTTTGAGTTTAAGGCCAAGATTGTGTGGCGAAATGTCATTCTCTTTGCGTACCTTCACTTAGCGGCTTTATATGGATGCTACTTGATGTTTACCTCAGCGAAATTACTGACTGTGATTTGGG cCTTCCTGCTGTTTCAAGGTGGAGGTCTAGGAATAACTGCTGGTGCTCATCGCCTTTGGTCCCATCGCTCTTACAAAGCTAAATGGCCATTGCGACTGATTCTCATCGTCTTGAACACCTTAGCTTTCCAG AACTCAGCATATGAATGGTCCCGTGATCATCGTGTCCACCATAAATACTCTGAAACAGATGCCGACCCTCACAATGCCAAAAGAGGATTTTTCTTTTCTCATGTTGGTTGGTTACTCTGTCGGAAACATCCCAGTgtaaaagagaaaggaaaaggaattgACCTATCTGATCTTGAAGAAGACTCTCTGCTGATGTTTCAGAAAAA gtACTATATTCCATTGATGATTGTGGCTTGCTTCCTCGTGCCAACTTTAGTTCCCATTTACCTTTGGAATGAAAGCTTTACCTGCTCTTGGTTTGTGGCTACACTCTTTCGGTATGCATTTACTTTAAATGCGACATGGCTGGTGAACAGTGCAGCTCACTTTTGGGGGAATAAACCATACGACAA GAGCATCAACCCCGCTCAAAATCCAGGAGTGGCTATGGTTGCCCTTGGAGAAGGCTGGCATAACTATCACCATGTGTTTCCCTGGGACTACAAAACCGCTGAGTTGGGAAATTACAGAACCAACATAACCACGGCCTTCATTGACTTCTTTGCATGGCTTGGGTGGGCATATGATCTCAAGACTGTGCCATCATCCCTGATCGAGAGGAGAGTGAAGAGGACAGGCGATGGATCGCACGAGATTTGGGGGTGGAATGACAAAGACTTACCCGAGGAGGACAAGAGGGAGGCAGAGATATTGGCAAAGAAAGAGTGA